From one Flavobacterium kingsejongi genomic stretch:
- a CDS encoding FMN-binding negative transcriptional regulator, whose translation MHIPDLYKNENKEDIRLFLEQNSFGILINQLDSKLWATHIPLELDINADGKEVLQGHIAKENPQWHSFASNQSVLAIFSGPHSYISPSWYDHENVPTWNYAAVHVYGTIKIIEGDAALSSLKKLMDKYEAFSANPVHFEDLSKSSLRQVRGIVAFEIEITSIEAVNKMSQNRDAKNHSNIITELNKTGSPEAAAVAAIMAKCPIQHS comes from the coding sequence ATGCACATTCCAGACCTTTACAAGAACGAAAACAAAGAAGACATCAGGCTTTTTTTAGAACAAAACAGCTTTGGCATATTAATCAACCAGCTGGACAGCAAATTATGGGCAACCCATATTCCACTGGAACTCGACATCAATGCTGACGGAAAGGAAGTACTGCAGGGCCATATTGCAAAAGAAAACCCCCAATGGCATAGTTTTGCCTCCAATCAGTCTGTACTGGCTATTTTCTCAGGGCCTCACAGTTACATTTCTCCTTCCTGGTACGATCATGAAAACGTCCCTACCTGGAATTATGCCGCAGTCCATGTCTATGGCACTATAAAAATCATCGAAGGTGATGCAGCCCTATCCTCCTTAAAAAAACTTATGGACAAATACGAGGCTTTCTCAGCAAATCCGGTGCATTTTGAGGATTTATCCAAATCATCCCTGCGCCAGGTGCGCGGTATTGTCGCTTTTGAAATTGAGATTACCAGTATCGAAGCCGTCAATAAGATGTCACAAAATCGCGATGCCAAAAACCACAGTAACATTATCACGGAATTAAACAAAACCGGATCTCCAGAAGCAGCCGCTGTTGCAGCTATCATGGCAAAATGCCCGATACAGCACAGTTAA
- the murB gene encoding UDP-N-acetylmuramate dehydrogenase, with protein sequence MEIQSHFSLKNYNTFGIEAKAQKFISVHTTDELKTVLEQHPDDPKFILGGGSNMLLTQDIHALVIHVDLKGKRIIETSDDFVWVEAHAGENWHEFVLWTINQDFGGLENMSLIPGNVGTTPIQNIGAYGTEIKDTFAYCTALEIATLQTRTFTKEECAFGYRESIFKNEEKNKYIITSVVFKLTKHSHKINVSYGDIAAELTQKGITTPTLKDVSDAVTAIRQRKLPDPKELGNSGSFFKNPILPKNDFERIVSLHPEMPHYIISDTEVKVPAGWLIEQAGFKGKRFGDAGIHKNQALVLVNYGNATGQEILDVARTIQQTVYDTFGIKIEAEVNII encoded by the coding sequence ATGGAAATTCAGTCTCATTTTTCTTTAAAAAACTACAATACTTTTGGCATTGAAGCCAAAGCGCAAAAATTCATTTCGGTACATACAACTGACGAATTAAAAACGGTATTGGAGCAGCATCCGGATGACCCTAAATTCATTTTAGGCGGTGGCAGCAATATGCTGCTGACCCAGGATATCCACGCACTTGTTATTCATGTAGACCTGAAAGGAAAAAGAATTATTGAAACTTCCGATGATTTCGTGTGGGTAGAAGCCCACGCCGGCGAAAACTGGCATGAATTTGTTTTATGGACCATCAACCAGGATTTCGGCGGACTGGAAAACATGTCCCTGATTCCCGGAAATGTAGGCACAACACCCATACAGAATATCGGCGCTTATGGAACCGAAATCAAAGATACTTTTGCGTACTGCACGGCTTTGGAAATTGCCACATTACAAACCCGCACCTTTACCAAAGAAGAATGCGCTTTCGGATATCGGGAAAGTATTTTTAAAAATGAAGAGAAAAACAAATATATCATTACATCGGTTGTATTTAAGCTCACAAAACATTCCCATAAAATCAATGTTTCCTATGGCGATATCGCTGCCGAACTGACCCAAAAAGGAATTACAACGCCCACGTTAAAAGATGTGAGCGATGCCGTTACCGCAATTCGCCAACGCAAGCTTCCAGACCCGAAAGAATTAGGCAATAGCGGTAGTTTCTTTAAAAATCCGATACTTCCTAAAAACGATTTCGAACGCATCGTATCGTTGCATCCCGAAATGCCCCATTATATTATTTCAGACACGGAAGTAAAAGTCCCTGCAGGATGGCTTATTGAACAGGCAGGATTCAAAGGCAAACGTTTTGGCGATGCGGGAATCCATAAAAACCAGGCTTTGGTATTGGTAAACTATGGAAATGCCACCGGACAGGAAATCCTGGATGTAGCCCGAACGATACAACAAACCGTATACGATACTTTTGGAATCAAAATTGAAGCCGAAGTAAATATCATCTAA
- a CDS encoding DUF2461 domain-containing protein: MPSKKIIQFLDDIKANNNREWFHANKSRYETYKQEYHTLIENVLAEMIPKDISLANLEPKNCAFRIARDIRFSKDKTPYKTHMGIWLSPGTKNTNLAGYYIHIEKGASFIGGGVWWPNAEDLKKIRKEIAYFTEDLDELLADKNFKKEFGSLEHNDTIALKNAPKGYEKDHPAIEFLKLKSFTAMHKLDDSLLTDPDFVQEIAQKLILLKPLNDFLNRALTTED; this comes from the coding sequence ATGCCTTCAAAAAAGATCATCCAATTCTTAGACGATATCAAAGCCAACAATAACCGGGAATGGTTCCACGCCAACAAATCCCGTTATGAAACCTACAAACAGGAATACCACACGTTAATTGAAAATGTATTGGCTGAAATGATCCCAAAAGACATTTCATTAGCAAATCTGGAACCTAAAAACTGTGCTTTCCGGATAGCCCGTGATATCCGTTTTTCAAAAGACAAAACACCGTACAAAACCCACATGGGCATTTGGCTTTCTCCGGGGACTAAAAACACCAATTTAGCCGGTTATTACATCCATATCGAAAAGGGCGCAAGCTTTATTGGCGGTGGTGTCTGGTGGCCTAATGCGGAAGACCTGAAAAAAATCAGGAAGGAAATCGCTTATTTCACCGAAGACCTTGATGAATTGTTAGCCGATAAAAATTTCAAAAAGGAGTTTGGCAGCCTGGAACACAACGATACCATTGCCTTAAAAAATGCACCAAAGGGCTACGAAAAGGATCATCCGGCCATTGAATTTTTAAAACTAAAAAGTTTTACAGCCATGCATAAACTGGACGACAGCCTTCTGACCGATCCTGATTTTGTCCAAGAAATAGCCCAGAAACTTATACTGCTGAAGCCCTTAAATGATTTTTTAAACCGCGCCCTCACCACCGAAGATTAA
- the recF gene encoding DNA replication/repair protein RecF (All proteins in this family for which functions are known are DNA-binding proteins that assist the filamentation of RecA onto DNA for the initiation of recombination or recombinational repair.): MYLKKISLFNYKNFSEASFDFDSRINCFVGRNGIGKTNVLDAIYHLSYGKSYFNPLAVQNIRHGEEFFVIDAEFEKNERTEQIVCSLKKGQKKILKRNGKAYDKFSDHIGFIPLVIISPADRDLIVEGSETRRKFIDSVISQLDNTYLLHLIQYQKILSQRNALLKYFALNHVFENDTLSIYDEQLDGLGQSIFEKRKEFLKNFIPIFNKHHQAITDGAETVQIVYDSQLHDKELLALFKETLPKDRALQYTSAGIHKDDLSFEIDAYPIKKFGSQGQQKSFLIALKLAQFEFVKKQSGVKPILLFDDIFDKLDEIRVAKIVEMVNNDTFGQLFISDTHPERTEAVIQSTHQSYKIFQL; this comes from the coding sequence ATGTATTTAAAAAAAATATCTTTATTCAATTACAAAAATTTTTCCGAAGCCTCTTTTGACTTTGACAGCAGGATAAATTGTTTTGTCGGCAGGAATGGCATTGGTAAAACCAACGTCCTTGATGCCATTTACCACCTATCGTACGGCAAAAGTTATTTCAATCCTTTGGCGGTACAAAACATCCGTCATGGAGAAGAGTTTTTTGTTATTGATGCCGAATTTGAAAAAAACGAGCGCACGGAACAAATCGTATGCAGCCTGAAAAAAGGACAAAAGAAAATCCTGAAACGCAATGGGAAAGCGTACGATAAATTTTCAGATCATATCGGTTTTATCCCATTAGTCATAATTTCCCCCGCTGATCGCGACCTGATCGTAGAGGGTAGTGAAACACGGCGGAAATTCATTGATAGCGTGATTTCACAACTCGACAACACCTACCTGCTACACCTGATTCAATATCAAAAAATATTGAGCCAACGGAATGCGCTATTAAAATATTTTGCCCTGAACCATGTATTTGAAAACGACACTTTGTCCATCTATGACGAGCAACTGGATGGATTAGGACAAAGCATTTTTGAAAAGCGGAAAGAGTTCCTGAAAAATTTCATTCCCATTTTCAACAAACACCACCAGGCCATAACCGATGGTGCCGAAACCGTACAAATTGTCTATGACAGTCAATTGCACGACAAGGAATTATTAGCTCTTTTCAAAGAAACACTCCCAAAAGACAGGGCATTGCAATATACCAGTGCAGGAATCCACAAAGACGACCTGTCCTTTGAAATTGACGCTTATCCCATTAAAAAATTCGGTTCCCAGGGACAACAAAAGTCTTTCCTGATTGCCCTTAAACTCGCGCAGTTTGAATTTGTAAAAAAACAAAGTGGTGTAAAACCAATTCTATTGTTTGATGACATCTTTGACAAACTGGACGAGATCCGTGTAGCGAAAATTGTCGAAATGGTCAACAATGACACTTTTGGGCAGCTTTTTATATCCGATACACACCCAGAGAGAACGGAAGCCGTAATCCAGTCGACGCATCAGAGCTACAAAATTTTCCAGCTGTAA
- a CDS encoding tetratricopeptide repeat protein yields the protein MATYNKRGYKAPKPEQEKEVLEYDPIDAVSEKDSTTAEVFNSLDTGASRIEEWVAGNQKIIFGIVGALALATVGYFAYDRFVAEPKEEVAANEMFQAQQYFQQAVDGVASDSLYNLALNGGEGKMGFLKVAEHYSGTDAGNLAHYYAGISYLNLHKYKEAITELEKFSSKDAFLSALSKGAIGDAFAQNNQLPEALDYYEKAATSNENDLTTPRFLLKAGQVALVLKKKDKALEYFTKIQDKYDTAPEAANIDALIGMAQ from the coding sequence ATGGCAACTTATAACAAGAGAGGATATAAAGCTCCAAAACCAGAACAAGAAAAAGAAGTTTTAGAATACGACCCGATTGATGCAGTTTCAGAAAAAGACAGTACTACAGCTGAAGTGTTTAATTCATTAGATACTGGAGCTTCAAGAATTGAAGAATGGGTTGCCGGTAATCAAAAAATTATCTTTGGAATTGTAGGTGCTTTAGCTCTTGCTACAGTTGGATATTTTGCATACGACCGTTTCGTTGCAGAACCAAAAGAAGAGGTGGCTGCAAATGAAATGTTTCAGGCACAACAATACTTTCAGCAGGCTGTTGATGGTGTAGCCAGTGATTCCCTATACAACCTTGCGCTGAATGGTGGAGAAGGTAAAATGGGCTTCCTTAAAGTAGCAGAACACTATTCTGGTACTGATGCAGGAAACTTGGCACACTACTATGCAGGAATCTCTTACCTGAACCTACACAAGTATAAAGAAGCAATTACAGAATTGGAAAAATTCAGTTCTAAAGATGCTTTCCTTTCTGCACTTTCTAAAGGAGCTATTGGAGATGCATTTGCTCAAAACAATCAATTGCCAGAAGCTTTGGACTATTATGAAAAAGCAGCAACAAGCAATGAAAATGACCTGACTACACCACGCTTTTTGCTAAAAGCAGGACAAGTAGCTTTGGTATTAAAGAAAAAAGATAAAGCTTTAGAATATTTCACTAAAATCCAGGACAAATATGATACTGCTCCTGAAGCAGCGAATATTGATGCCCTGATTGGAATGGCACAATAA
- the ribH gene encoding 6,7-dimethyl-8-ribityllumazine synthase, whose product MATENKNLSEYDKTKLPNVAQSSFGIVVSEWNEQVTGGLFKGAYDTLIDNGVLPENIIKYDVPGSFELIYGSRKMMEKQPHLAGIIAIGCVIQGETKHFDFVCEGVTQGIKDLNIMGKMPVIFCVLTDNNLQQSIDRSGGIHGNKGVEAAVAAIKMTPFL is encoded by the coding sequence ATGGCTACAGAAAATAAAAATTTATCAGAATACGATAAAACAAAACTCCCAAACGTAGCACAGTCTTCGTTTGGGATTGTTGTTTCTGAATGGAACGAACAGGTAACGGGCGGCCTTTTTAAAGGGGCTTATGATACGCTGATTGATAATGGGGTATTGCCGGAAAATATTATTAAGTATGATGTTCCGGGTAGTTTCGAACTGATCTATGGCAGCCGTAAGATGATGGAGAAACAGCCACATCTTGCAGGCATTATCGCGATAGGCTGTGTGATTCAGGGCGAGACCAAACATTTTGATTTTGTATGTGAAGGCGTGACTCAGGGCATCAAAGACCTGAATATCATGGGGAAAATGCCTGTGATTTTCTGTGTGCTGACGGATAATAACCTGCAGCAGTCAATTGACCGAAGCGGTGGTATTCATGGAAATAAGGGCGTGGAAGCGGCAGTAGCAGCAATTAAAATGACGCCTTTTTTATAA
- the mutL gene encoding DNA mismatch repair endonuclease MutL — MSSIIQLLPDHVANQIAAGEVVQRPASVVKELLENAVDAKATDIKLIIKDAGKSLVQVIDNGVGMSVTDSRLCFERHATSKIRLAEDLFSLDTKGFRGEALASIAAIAHVEMKTKQDQEELGTHIIIEGSKFVSQEVAVLPKGTSFAVKNLFFNIPARRNFLKSEVVEQRHIVDEFQRVALAHANIHFTMYHNGSEMFNLPPSNFRQRIVNVFSGKTNEKLVPIQESTEIVSIQGFVGKPEFAKKNRGEQFFFVNDRFIKSGYLHHAIMSAYEGLLKDGCQPSYFIYLNVPPNTIDINIHPTKTEIKFDDEHALYAILRSSIKHSLGQFNVAPVLDFDRDSNLDTPYDYQNKDASMPLIQVDAAFNPFSPEKPIKNSYSSSSSSSYRKPDTSHWEGLYVGLKNTTEEFSGMTEITEMEFESEEVTGSLFNEREVEEKINATYQIHKKYIVSPIKSGMVILDQQRAHQRVLYEQFLTNITVLQASSQQLLFPLHLYFSPGEIELILELQESLVQTGFIFEEINSDSIVISGLPVNVTESEVSILLEQLLSDLQDGIPENSFSQNDSISKSMAKSLAVKTGTLLTEREQENLVNSLFACREPGVSPFNKPTFITMSVEDIDKKFAI, encoded by the coding sequence ATGTCGAGTATAATACAATTGCTTCCGGATCACGTTGCGAACCAGATTGCTGCCGGTGAAGTGGTACAGCGTCCGGCTTCTGTCGTAAAAGAATTATTAGAAAATGCTGTTGATGCGAAAGCAACGGATATTAAATTAATCATTAAAGATGCCGGGAAATCCCTGGTGCAGGTGATTGATAATGGGGTAGGAATGTCAGTAACCGATTCCCGTTTGTGTTTTGAACGGCATGCCACCTCTAAAATCAGGCTGGCGGAAGATTTGTTTTCACTGGACACCAAAGGATTCCGGGGTGAGGCTTTGGCTTCCATCGCGGCGATCGCGCATGTGGAAATGAAAACCAAACAGGACCAGGAAGAATTGGGTACGCATATCATCATCGAAGGAAGCAAATTTGTTTCTCAGGAGGTAGCTGTTTTGCCAAAAGGAACCTCCTTTGCTGTAAAGAATCTTTTTTTTAATATTCCTGCCCGCCGTAATTTCCTGAAATCGGAAGTGGTGGAACAACGCCATATTGTAGACGAATTTCAACGGGTGGCATTGGCTCATGCCAATATCCATTTTACAATGTACCATAATGGCAGCGAAATGTTCAACCTGCCACCTTCTAATTTCAGGCAGCGTATTGTCAATGTTTTTTCTGGTAAAACCAATGAAAAATTAGTGCCGATCCAGGAAAGTACCGAGATCGTTTCCATACAGGGATTTGTAGGGAAACCGGAATTTGCCAAAAAGAACAGGGGAGAGCAGTTTTTTTTCGTCAATGACCGTTTTATAAAAAGCGGGTACCTTCATCATGCAATTATGTCTGCTTATGAAGGATTGCTGAAAGATGGTTGTCAGCCCAGTTATTTTATCTACCTGAATGTACCTCCCAATACGATCGATATCAATATACATCCGACCAAAACGGAAATAAAATTTGACGATGAGCATGCACTTTATGCGATATTGCGTTCCTCGATCAAACACAGTTTAGGGCAGTTTAATGTGGCTCCGGTGTTGGACTTTGACCGGGATTCTAATTTAGATACGCCTTATGACTATCAAAATAAAGATGCTTCCATGCCTTTGATCCAGGTCGATGCCGCCTTTAATCCATTTTCTCCGGAAAAACCGATTAAGAATTCCTATTCCTCATCTTCTTCCTCTTCCTATCGCAAGCCGGATACTTCCCATTGGGAAGGATTGTATGTCGGATTGAAGAATACAACAGAAGAGTTTTCCGGTATGACGGAAATCACCGAAATGGAATTTGAAAGCGAAGAAGTAACGGGTTCGTTATTTAATGAGCGTGAGGTAGAAGAGAAGATCAATGCGACCTATCAGATCCATAAAAAATATATTGTGAGCCCGATAAAATCCGGGATGGTGATTTTAGACCAGCAACGGGCACATCAAAGGGTTTTGTATGAGCAGTTTTTGACGAATATTACGGTACTTCAGGCTTCCAGCCAACAGCTTCTTTTTCCATTGCATTTGTATTTTTCTCCGGGAGAAATAGAGCTGATCCTGGAATTGCAGGAATCGCTGGTACAAACCGGATTTATATTTGAAGAGATCAATAGCGATAGTATCGTGATTTCAGGGCTTCCGGTCAATGTGACAGAAAGTGAAGTTTCGATACTGTTGGAACAGTTATTGAGTGATCTGCAGGACGGGATTCCTGAAAACAGTTTTAGCCAAAACGACAGCATTTCGAAATCGATGGCCAAAAGTTTAGCTGTAAAAACAGGAACATTACTGACCGAAAGGGAACAGGAGAACCTGGTGAATTCGCTTTTTGCCTGTAGAGAACCCGGAGTTTCACCTTTTAATAAACCAACTTTCATCACGATGAGTGTGGAAGATATAGATAAAAAATTCGCGATATGA
- a CDS encoding rhomboid family intramembrane serine protease: MMNVTETVKHLIIINIIFFIGTYLLGDVAYQYLSLYYPENAKFQFWQPITHMFMHGGLMHIFFNMFALFSFGSVLEQFWGSKKFLFFYISCGLGAALLQVTVNYFTFHESIAVLVDNGFAKSDIIATLNHQGKLSPDWIPFLTPNGIENIKMSFGAPMVGASGAIYGLLIAFAFMFPNAELMMMFIPIPIKAKYFVPGIIAVDLYSGFSGNSIFGGGSNVAHFAHIGGAITGFIMMWYWKKNQFDNKRWN; the protein is encoded by the coding sequence ATGATGAATGTTACAGAGACGGTAAAACACCTGATCATTATTAATATTATTTTCTTTATAGGAACCTACTTGTTGGGGGATGTTGCTTACCAGTATTTGTCGCTTTACTATCCTGAAAATGCGAAATTTCAATTTTGGCAACCGATAACCCATATGTTCATGCATGGGGGGCTAATGCATATTTTCTTTAATATGTTCGCGCTTTTCTCCTTTGGGAGTGTGTTGGAGCAATTTTGGGGATCTAAAAAATTTCTGTTTTTCTACATTTCCTGTGGGCTCGGAGCTGCTTTGCTACAGGTGACAGTTAATTATTTTACTTTTCATGAAAGCATTGCAGTATTAGTTGACAATGGTTTTGCCAAAAGTGATATCATTGCGACTTTAAATCATCAGGGGAAATTAAGTCCGGACTGGATCCCATTTTTGACGCCTAATGGGATTGAAAATATTAAGATGAGTTTTGGTGCGCCAATGGTAGGTGCTTCCGGGGCTATTTACGGATTATTGATTGCTTTTGCTTTCATGTTTCCTAATGCAGAACTGATGATGATGTTTATTCCTATACCAATTAAAGCCAAATATTTTGTACCGGGTATTATTGCAGTTGATTTATATTCCGGATTTAGCGGGAATTCAATTTTCGGGGGTGGTAGCAATGTGGCACACTTTGCCCATATTGGAGGGGCTATAACCGGGTTTATAATGATGTGGTACTGGAAGAAAAACCAGTTCGACAATAAACGGTGGAATTAA
- a CDS encoding rhomboid family intramembrane serine protease, producing MGILEDIKQQYKFGGISQKLIFWNVGLFILSLIFFYNFQNQFFIYPEWLKLSSAPGNLLYYPWTLLTYSFFHAGFLHLFFNMMVLNFSSRLFLTFFNERQLLGLYLLSSIFAGVVFVVVYFVFPGLSPVATSVVGASAAIMAVLVATATYAPLMSIRLLLIGNVKLWHIAAVIILLDLLQIRAENTGGHIAHLAGAFFGFVFIKLLQQGTDLSSGIARIITFFTGLFQPKKTTPFKKVHKNPVRTTIAPGAGKDITQKQIDEILDKISQSGYDSLTKQEKEFLFKAGK from the coding sequence ATGGGGATTCTGGAAGATATAAAACAGCAGTACAAGTTTGGAGGGATTTCGCAAAAACTGATTTTTTGGAATGTCGGATTGTTTATACTTTCCCTTATTTTCTTTTATAATTTCCAAAACCAGTTTTTTATATATCCCGAATGGCTGAAACTGTCTTCAGCTCCCGGGAATTTACTATACTATCCCTGGACACTGCTTACGTATTCATTTTTTCATGCTGGATTTCTGCACCTCTTTTTTAATATGATGGTGCTCAATTTCTCAAGCCGGCTGTTCCTGACCTTCTTTAATGAAAGACAATTGTTAGGGCTTTATCTTTTGAGTTCCATATTTGCCGGAGTTGTTTTTGTAGTGGTCTATTTTGTGTTTCCGGGGCTTTCTCCTGTAGCGACATCGGTAGTGGGTGCGTCTGCTGCTATTATGGCGGTTCTGGTCGCTACGGCCACCTATGCGCCTTTGATGTCTATACGCTTGTTGCTGATCGGAAATGTGAAGCTTTGGCATATTGCAGCCGTGATTATACTCCTGGACCTGCTTCAGATCAGGGCCGAAAACACAGGTGGGCATATCGCGCATCTTGCCGGTGCTTTTTTTGGATTTGTGTTTATCAAATTATTACAGCAGGGAACCGATTTAAGTAGTGGTATTGCGCGCATTATTACTTTTTTTACGGGGTTATTCCAGCCTAAAAAAACAACACCTTTTAAAAAGGTACATAAGAATCCGGTGCGGACTACTATTGCTCCGGGAGCGGGTAAAGATATCACGCAAAAACAGATTGATGAAATTCTGGACAAGATCAGTCAGTCCGGTTATGACAGCCTGACAAAACAGGAAAAAGAATTTCTTTTTAAAGCCGGGAAATAA
- a CDS encoding endonuclease/exonuclease/phosphatase family protein, producing the protein MTKLSWFNKVMFVLNIVLTVLTFAAYVLPFLAPKFFPFLSVLTLVMPLMLVFNLLFFMYWLFQARKQMLLSGLVLLLGITFINKFYKLSSLDLTVEESDFTVMSYNVRMFDLYEWIDDKYIPEKISDFVKDQNPDIICIQEYSGNLADFDQYRYKFIFFENKNNKMGQAIYSKFPIVEKGDIHFPNSGNNVIFADIKKGKDTVRVYSMHMQSIKISPDVHEIDEDLNQIDKKKSKMIFRRMSQAFKEQQQQAELFKEHKNSCPYPQIICGDMNNSAFSYVYRSIKGQLNDSFEEAGSGFGTTYNFKYYPARIDYIFTDKKMKIKSFKNFTNFVNSDHYPIMARMSFE; encoded by the coding sequence ATGACGAAGCTTTCATGGTTTAATAAGGTAATGTTTGTGCTTAATATAGTGTTGACTGTATTGACATTTGCTGCTTATGTATTGCCTTTTTTAGCGCCTAAATTTTTCCCTTTCCTGTCTGTCCTTACTTTAGTAATGCCATTGATGCTGGTTTTTAACCTGCTTTTCTTTATGTATTGGCTGTTTCAGGCCCGCAAGCAAATGTTGTTGTCGGGGTTGGTACTGCTGTTGGGGATTACTTTCATTAATAAATTCTACAAGCTGTCTTCGCTGGATCTTACCGTAGAAGAATCGGATTTTACCGTAATGAGCTATAATGTGAGAATGTTCGATTTATATGAATGGATCGATGACAAATACATACCGGAGAAGATTTCTGATTTTGTAAAAGACCAAAACCCGGACATTATATGCATCCAGGAGTATTCGGGCAACTTGGCCGATTTTGACCAGTACCGGTATAAATTTATTTTCTTTGAAAATAAAAACAACAAAATGGGGCAGGCGATCTATTCTAAATTCCCTATAGTAGAGAAGGGCGATATTCACTTTCCGAATTCGGGGAACAATGTGATTTTTGCCGATATTAAAAAAGGAAAAGATACTGTGCGGGTGTACAGCATGCACATGCAATCTATAAAAATCAGTCCCGATGTACATGAGATCGACGAAGACCTGAACCAGATTGACAAAAAGAAATCCAAAATGATCTTCCGTAGGATGAGCCAGGCTTTTAAAGAGCAGCAACAACAGGCCGAGCTTTTTAAAGAACATAAGAATTCATGCCCTTATCCGCAAATTATCTGCGGAGATATGAATAATAGTGCTTTCTCGTATGTTTACCGAAGCATTAAAGGGCAGCTCAATGATAGTTTTGAAGAAGCCGGAAGCGGTTTTGGAACGACCTACAATTTTAAGTATTATCCGGCCCGTATCGACTACATTTTTACCGATAAGAAGATGAAAATTAAAAGTTTTAAGAACTTTACCAACTTCGTAAATTCAGATCACTATCCGATTATGGCACGGATGTCGTTTGAGTAA